The genomic interval AATTGCTCGGGGTTGGTGCCGGTGCCTGCGCCGCCCATGGCCTTGGGGGGCGAGAGCTTGACCGCCAGCAAGCCGTCGTCGCTGGCCGATTGGCCGTCGCGGCCACCGGTGGTGTGGGCGTGGGCGGTGTAGATCACTTTGTCGAGTTTGGTGGGCATGGTGCGTCCTTGGGTTGAAAAAAGTGTCAGGCGGTGGTTAAGCGATCACGCAGTGCCTGGACTTGCTGCGTGAGGGAAAGAACTTCGGGAATGCTGCACTGGGTGGCGCTGAGGATGCAAGGAGGGACTTTGGCCGCCTCGGTCTTGAGATTGCGGCCTGCGGGTGTCAGGGTGATGAACACCCGGCGCTCGTCCTGCACATCGCGCTGGCGGCTGATCCAGCCCGCCGCTTCCATGCGCTTGAGCAGAGGGGTCAATGTGCCGGAGTCCAGCGACAGGCGTTCGCCCAGTTCGGACACCATCTGGCTGTCGCGCTCCCACAACACCAGCATCGCCAGGTACTGCGGGTAGGTCAACCCCAGGGCTTTGAGCAGCGGTTTGTACAGCTTGGTCATGGCCAACGACGCGGAGTACAGCGCAAAGCAGAGCTGGTTGTCCAGCAGCAGCGTCTCGTCGGCGGTGAAGAATTTGGTGGGCATGGGCTGAATTATATGGTGCAATTATATTTTGCACAACTTAATTTCCTGACGCACCGTAGTGCGCTGGCGTTCCGTTTAGTAGGTGCTCAATAGGTATAGATGCCCTGCCCCGTCTTGCGCCCCAGGCGGCCTGCGGCCAC from Comamonadaceae bacterium OS-1 carries:
- the ohrR gene encoding organic hydroperoxide resistance transcriptional regulator — its product is MPTKFFTADETLLLDNQLCFALYSASLAMTKLYKPLLKALGLTYPQYLAMLVLWERDSQMVSELGERLSLDSGTLTPLLKRMEAAGWISRQRDVQDERRVFITLTPAGRNLKTEAAKVPPCILSATQCSIPEVLSLTQQVQALRDRLTTA